The Laspinema palackyanum D2c sequence GCGATTAGTGCAGCGGGTTTACCCGCCTCTCGATTTACCTTTGAGGGGTTTTTGCCGGTGAAGGGAAAAGACCGACAGCAGCAGTTGCAGGAGTTAAAGGCACAGACGAGGGCGATGGTGCTTTATGAAGCGCCTCATCGGTTGCTCAAAACATTACGAGATTTAGAGAAAATCTTGGGGGGCGATCGCACCTTGGTGTTAGGGCGAGAGTTAACGAAGCTCCATGAAGAGTTTTGGCGGGGAACCATTGCCGAGGCCATAGCACATTATGGAGACAATTGTCAACCTAAAGGAGAATTTACCTTAGTTATTGAGGGGGGCGATCGCTCAACCCCCGATTTTTCCGAAGAGTCCCTCAAAGCTGCATTACAAAAGGCGATCGCCCAGGGACTCACCCGGTCCGAAGCAACCAGACAGTTGGCGCAGGAAACCGACCTTCCCCGTCGCCAGATTTATCAACTGGCGATCGCCCTAGATCAGCCCAATGCCGAGGACCTGTAAACCCGAGGGCCTCGGTACAGGGGAAATGAGAGACTCAGAAACTGGGTATTCCGGAAGGACCCGGAGGCTGCCCTCTGGTTCCATGCAGAACCGAGCTTTAGAGCAGAAGGCTATTTGTCCATCAACAGGGCTTGGGGGTTAAAGGGGCCATGCCTATTTCCTCTCCTGATTTACCCTTACAGAGAGTAAACTTGACCATCAATCAGTAAACGGGTGATCCCCTTAGATTGCAAATAAACGCTAGTTTTTTGCAGCATCCTGCCATCGGGAACCTTAATCACCCGTTGATTTCGGGCCGAAAAGCGCCGAGCGACTCGGTGATTATCAAAAACCGGCAGAGTTCGTTCATAAGACTCTTGCGCGGGAATTTGTCCCAGTTCGGCAAACTCTTTGAGAGGGCGAGTAATTAACTCCCCCCCTTTGTCTACAACCACATAACAGATTTTTGGAAGTTCCGCTTCCGCCAGAGGTAACACTTCCACAACGATAGAGGTGGGAAGCGGACGTCGTGGCAAGAGAGGTTCATCATCCCCCCACTCATCCTCATCATCCTCATCGTCCTCATCGTCCTCATCCTCATCATCCTCATCCAGGATGTCTTCTCCCAACATTTCCTGGAGGGCGCTAGTTTCGATGCCCGGATAGCGATCGTTAAAGCCTGACACTGGGAGTTCAAGCTCGTTGTTATCTTCTTCCTCAGAAGCGCCGGAAGCGGAACGGAGGCGAATGCGTCGTTGACGCGGAGCCGCTAAGGGCTGATCGTCTTCGATATCCAGGGACTCTGGCTCGCTCGGAAGGAAGCGACCAGAGCGCTTTTGCTGGATGAGGGATTCATATTCCTCATCGGATAACGAGCTTTTGAGGATGCGGCTAATGGTCGAGCTACTGACACCGTAACGACTCGCCAGGGTTAAAGTCGTTTCTCCGGGCTGTCGATACAGATCAATAATGTCGCTTTTGTCAGATTCAGATAGTTTTCGAGAACTCATGCCGCATCATCGGGGGTAAACATTTGGACGAGAGTCGGAGGCATTGAACGCGCGCTCGGGGGATGAGGGCCATCTTAGCGCGGCCAGTGTCTGAATGGGGGAGGACTAGAATATCATGCCATTGTTGGATTAAGGGTGAGTTAAAAAGCGGCCCGGTTCCGGACAAGGGATTGTAGCCGAGTCGGAGCGGGGATCACAGGGGTTGAATCAATCGGAGGACCCGCCTCTTCTGCGTCCACGAGAACGAGACCGAGTAGAGATATCGTATTCCAAGA is a genomic window containing:
- the rsmI gene encoding 16S rRNA (cytidine(1402)-2'-O)-methyltransferase; translation: MEIDSKLGTLYIVGTPIGNLEDMTFRAVRILQEVDAIAAEDTRHTGKLLHHFQIKTPQISYHEHNRQQRIPELVKRLTEGEAIALVTDAGMPGISDPGYELVQACLEKGILVVPIPGPSACITAISAAGLPASRFTFEGFLPVKGKDRQQQLQELKAQTRAMVLYEAPHRLLKTLRDLEKILGGDRTLVLGRELTKLHEEFWRGTIAEAIAHYGDNCQPKGEFTLVIEGGDRSTPDFSEESLKAALQKAIAQGLTRSEATRQLAQETDLPRRQIYQLAIALDQPNAEDL